GGTCGAGTACCGCTTCGGAGCCGACGATCTTTCGCAGTTCTCGCGCAATCGGTGAGGAGGGCATGGGCCACGAAGTCAGCGGGCTTGGTAATGACCAGTTTACCTGCCCGCAATGCGGAAGTTCCCGCTATTTTACGATGGTCAAAAAATAAGGCCGCGGAAATCGCCGCGGCCATGGAAGTGCGGATGCTGCGGTCAGGTGCTCTGGGAGATGTAGGCGCGCATCATTTGAACTTCGCCGTCCTTTTCGACCACGGCGTGCGCCAGCAGGTCGCGCAAAGAGATCACGCCGCGCAGTTGTTTTCCCTGGCACACAGGCAAGTGCCGGAAGCCACGCTCGCGCATCAGTTCCAGGCAATCTTCCAGACTGCGGTCGGGCGCGACCGTCACCACGTCGCGGGTCATGACCTCGAAAATCTTTGTGACGCGGGGGTCTCTGCCCTCGTGCACCACGCGCTTCATCAGGTCGCGTTCGGAAAAAAGGCCGGCCAGTTCTCCTTGGCGGATAACCGCGACGGCGCCGACATTTTTCGACACCATCAGGCTGACCACGTCAACCACCAGCTCGTCGGCCTCGACTTGGTAAGTTTCCCGGTCGCGAATCAGGCTGTCTACGGATGCCATGAGCCCTCCCGCCCTGCGGGGCAGCAAGTGTAGAGACCGCCGAGTATATGCCTGAAAAGATGTCTCGCCAAGCCCGGTTGGCTGCCCGGAAAACGCGGGAATGCGCTTTAACAGCCGCCCAGGGCTGGTCGCAAGGCGGCCGGGCAGGATAAGTCTCGCCGCCAA
This genomic interval from Terriglobales bacterium contains the following:
- a CDS encoding CBS domain-containing protein; this translates as MASVDSLIRDRETYQVEADELVVDVVSLMVSKNVGAVAVIRQGELAGLFSERDLMKRVVHEGRDPRVTKIFEVMTRDVVTVAPDRSLEDCLELMRERGFRHLPVCQGKQLRGVISLRDLLAHAVVEKDGEVQMMRAYISQST